One Stegostoma tigrinum isolate sSteTig4 chromosome 47, sSteTig4.hap1, whole genome shotgun sequence genomic window carries:
- the LOC125449692 gene encoding multiple epidermal growth factor-like domains protein 10: MEPLWTFTEALLLCCLLPSACPLNPSDPNVCSRWESYSVTKQESFLAPHDEPYEEDCDDPRTHFRCARHKITYRMTYHVGVQTEYRKRAHCCPGYYESRGICVPQCAQECVHGRCLTPDQCQCAPEWRGQDCSSDCSALYWGTNCSQKCACRNGGQCDPLTGLCSCPPGYTGLACEDPCRPGTYGQDCSRLCQCRNGARCDRVTGACECVNGTTGGL, from the exons ATGGAGCCTCTATGGACCTTCACTGAGGCCCTTCTGCTCTGCTGTCTCCTGCCATCGGCCTGCCCTTTGAACCCAAGTGACCCTAACGTGTGCAGCCGCTGGGAAAG CTATTCGGTCACTAAACAGGAGTCTTTTCTGGCCCCTCACGATGAACCCTATGAGGAGGACTGTGATGACCCCAGGACCCACTTCAGATGCGCCAGACACAA GATCACCTACCGAATGACCTACCATGTTGGGGTACAGACCGAGTATCGCAAGCGGGCACACTGCTGCCCCGGGTATTATGAGAGCCGGGGCATCTGCGTGC cTCAATGTGCCCAGGAATGTGTGCATGGCCGATGTCTCACCCCCGACCAGTGCCAATGTGCACCCGAATGGCGTGGGCAGGACTGTTCCAGCG ACTGCTCTGCCCTGTACTGGGGCACGAACTGTAGTCAGAAATGTGCCTGTAGGAACGGGGGACAGTGTGACCCTCTGACTGGCCTCTGTTCCTGCCCCCCTGGTTACACCGGCCTGGCGTGCGAAGACCCCTGTCGCCCAGGGACCTACGGGCAGGACTGTTCAAGACTCTGCCAGTGCCGGAACGGGGCACGCTGCGACCGGGTCACCGGAGCGTGCGAATGCGTCAACGGGACGACTGGTGGTCTGTGA